GGTTTTGCCGATACTATTGATGGATTTTCTTTTGGTGGAACAAAGGAAGAAATTTTAACGATAATGTCTGATAGTCGCATTGGGGCAATGGGTGCTATCGGCATATTTTGTTTGCTAATAACTAAACTCTTTCTTATTTATGAAATGCCTATTGAAATTAAAAATATTGCTTTAATTATAATGCCTGTGTTAGGTAGATGGGTAATGGTTATGGCCGCCGCATCTTCTAACTATGCTAAAGAAAATGTAGAAGGATTAGGAAAACCTTTTACTGATTATGTTGGAACAAAAGAATTTGCCATCGCCACTATCATTATGGTTTTAATTGGCTGGGGATTATTTAGCCTTGAATCAAGATATTATAAAGGAGTAATATTAATTTTAATCATCTATATAATTAATTTATACCTTCTAACAAATATTAAAAGAAAACTCAATGGTATCACCGGCGATATTTTAGGGGCACTATGTGAAATAACTGAAGTATTGGTATTATTCTTAATAATGGGCATTAGTGCAATAGAAAAAAACCTTGACTTTTAATATAAATTATGATATGATGAAAAAGATGAAAAAACAACTATTATTCATAGTTATGTTGGGTTTAATTGGATGTGTTAAAGAAACACAAGAAATAAAAGCCGTAGAAGAAAACTTAAAAGGGAATAGGGTATTAATGATAATTGCCTCGTCTAATTTCAGAGATGAGGAATATCTGGTGCCAGTTGATATTTTAAAATCTTATGGAATAGAAATAATAACTGCTTGTTCATCACTACAAGTAAGCACTGGAATGCTTGGGGCAAAGGTTACACCAGATATACTTTTGACAAAGGTGAAGGTAGAAGATTATGATGCCATCGTTTTTGTTGGCGGCACAGGTTCATCTGAATATTGGGAAGATAAAACTGCACATCATCTTATTCTCGAGGCAATATCTCAAAATAAGATTTTAGCCGCAATATGCATTGCACCAGTAACCCTGGCTAACGCTGGTGTCTTAAACGGAAAAAGTGCCACTGTATTTTTTACCGAAGCAGATAGATTAAAGGAAAAAGGAGCAAACTATAGTGGTAAAGATGTAGTCATAGATGAGAATATCATCACGGCTAATGGACC
The bacterium genome window above contains:
- a CDS encoding DJ-1/PfpI family protein, translating into MMKKMKKQLLFIVMLGLIGCVKETQEIKAVEENLKGNRVLMIIASSNFRDEEYLVPVDILKSYGIEIITACSSLQVSTGMLGAKVTPDILLTKVKVEDYDAIVFVGGTGSSEYWEDKTAHHLILEAISQNKILAAICIAPVTLANAGVLNGKSATVFFTEADRLKEKGANYSGKDVVIDENIITANGPQSAEKFAQAIVNLLSPKILPVKDEKR
- the cobS gene encoding adenosylcobinamide-GDP ribazoletransferase, encoding MKNFIVALQFLTMITLSSKKFKFLSNEELANSMVYFPIIGLMIGSFLVIINYILGLFLPDLVVDVFLIISLIFVTRGLHLDGFADTIDGFSFGGTKEEILTIMSDSRIGAMGAIGIFCLLITKLFLIYEMPIEIKNIALIIMPVLGRWVMVMAAASSNYAKENVEGLGKPFTDYVGTKEFAIATIIMVLIGWGLFSLESRYYKGVILILIIYIINLYLLTNIKRKLNGITGDILGALCEITEVLVLFLIMGISAIEKNLDF